The Ensifer canadensis genomic sequence CTCGAGGTTGCCGGCTTGCCGTTCGACCCGGCTCTGGTCGCACATGGGCGGTTGACGCCGGCCTTCGGGCGGGAGAACGTGCTGACGATGGCGGATCTCTCCAATCCGCCGACCGCCTATATCTGCGCCAACGAAGCCTCGGCGCTCGGCGCCTTCTCCGGTTTCCATGAGCGCGGCCTCGTGCATGGCCGCGACGCCGTCATCAATGCCACTGACGACCTGAACGTCAGTCAGTATTTCGCGCCACCGATCACCACCTATTACCTGCCGATCAGCGAGCCGAGCAGCCTGCTCGGCGCCTACATCCTTCGCCGGATGGAGGGCGAGCCGCCGGAGGCGCTGCAGACGCTTTTGATGCCGAAGCTGATCGAGCGCTGCGACGACCGTTTGACCCCAAACCGCTGAAGACGAACAACGACCCGACGACCACACGACTGCGCCTGATGATATAAACGTTTATATCCCGGAGAGCGCTCGCATCGAAGACGAAGTGCCGGGTGAAGCCGGCCGAGAGCATGACGAAGGACCCGATCTTGCATATGCCCCTGACGAGACCGAACCGTTTCAACGCCGACCAGCAGGAGACCGACATGCTCGAACTCGGCGTCTGCTACTATCCGGAGCAATGGCCGCGCGAGAAATGGGAAGAGGACGCCCGCCGCATGGTCGAACTCGGGCTTGCCTGGGTGCGCATCGGCGAATTCGCCTGGGCCAAGATCGAACCCAGATCGGGTGAATTTCATTGGGAGTGGCTTGATGACGCGATCGACGTGCTCGGCCGCGCCGGTCTCAAGGTCATCTTGGGCACGCCGACCGCCGCACCGCCGAAGTGGCTGATCGATCGTCACCCGGACATCCTGCCAGTCGACGTCAAGGGTGTCGTGCGCAAGTTCGGTGCCCGGCGCCACTATTGCTTCTCCAGTCGCAGCTACCGCATCGAGGCCGCACGCATCTCGGAGGCCATGGCCGAACGTTACGGCAAGAACGCCTTCGTCCATGCCTGGCAGACGGACAACGAATATGGCGACCATGACACGATCTACAGCTATTCCGGCGAGGCCGAGCGGGCGTTTCGGCTTTGGCTCGCCGAGCGCTACGGCACGACCGACGAACTGAACCGCGCCTGGGGCACGGCGTTCTGGGCGATGAACTATGACAGCTTCGACGAAGTCGAACTGCCGAACAACCTCGTCGAAGAGCCGAGCCCGACCCATATCGTCGACTTCATCCGCTTCTCGTCCGACCAGGTGAAGAGCTTCAACAAGGCGCAAGTCGACATCATCCGCAAGCACTCGCCGGGTCGTCCGGTGACGCACAATTTCATGTCGCAGAACACCGACTTCGACCACTACAAGGTCGGCGAAGACATCGATATCGCGTCCTGGGACGTTTACCCGATGGGTGGGCTGTTGAACGGTCGTCTTTCACCGGAGGACAAGGGACGCTACCTGCGTGTCGGCGATCCGGACCAGCCTGCCTTTAACCACGATCTCTACCGGGCCGTCGGCCGTGGACGCGTCTGGGTGATGGAACAGCAGCCCGGTCCGGTCAATTGGGCGGCGCACAACCAGTCGCCGGCCGATGGCATGGTTCGGCTCTGGACCTGGCTTGCCTATGCGCATGGCGTCGACATGGTTTCCTATTTCCGCTGGCGGCAGGTGCCGTTTGCGCAGGAGCAGTTCCATGCCGGCCTCTTGCTTCCCAACAGCGAGCCCGACCAAGGCTATCTCGAGGTGGCTCAGGTCGCAGAAGAGATGAAGCGGCTGCCGAAAGGCGAGGCACGCGGCAAGGCCAAGGTCGCGATCCTGCTCGACTACAATTCGCGCTGGGCGACCCGCGCCCTGCCGCAGGGTCGGACC encodes the following:
- a CDS encoding beta-galactosidase; amino-acid sequence: MHMPLTRPNRFNADQQETDMLELGVCYYPEQWPREKWEEDARRMVELGLAWVRIGEFAWAKIEPRSGEFHWEWLDDAIDVLGRAGLKVILGTPTAAPPKWLIDRHPDILPVDVKGVVRKFGARRHYCFSSRSYRIEAARISEAMAERYGKNAFVHAWQTDNEYGDHDTIYSYSGEAERAFRLWLAERYGTTDELNRAWGTAFWAMNYDSFDEVELPNNLVEEPSPTHIVDFIRFSSDQVKSFNKAQVDIIRKHSPGRPVTHNFMSQNTDFDHYKVGEDIDIASWDVYPMGGLLNGRLSPEDKGRYLRVGDPDQPAFNHDLYRAVGRGRVWVMEQQPGPVNWAAHNQSPADGMVRLWTWLAYAHGVDMVSYFRWRQVPFAQEQFHAGLLLPNSEPDQGYLEVAQVAEEMKRLPKGEARGKAKVAILLDYNSRWATRALPQGRTYSASATALDWYSTVSRLGVDVDFIGQHSDLDGYQLVLAPDLVIANQAFVEKLVASQARVLFGPRSGSKTEDMHIPEGLPPGPLAALVDVSVARVESLPEFHSETVLYGNETYPAGIWRETVRTSEAVLATFEGEYRNGAPALVGNDKARYMAAAARGDLLKKVINDALGWASVEALADLGDLRITRRGKLNFAFNYGKEAADVPAGAGATFHVGARKLGPVDVAIWTE